The Antarcticibacterium sp. 1MA-6-2 genome has a window encoding:
- the rlmH gene encoding 23S rRNA (pseudouridine(1915)-N(3))-methyltransferase RlmH yields the protein MTIKLLGIGKTDDPALQELTDVYVKRLQFYNKFEQELIPDLKKVKNLDENQQKQKEGELLLSKFSPSDFVVLLDEKGKQYTSVEFSEFLQKRLNSGVKQLMFVIGGPYGFSQEVYNRADAKMSLSKMTFSHQMVRLFFVEQLYRGFTILRNEPYHHK from the coding sequence ATGACCATAAAATTACTGGGGATAGGTAAAACCGATGATCCTGCACTTCAGGAGTTAACTGATGTTTATGTAAAACGACTTCAGTTTTACAACAAATTCGAGCAGGAACTTATACCCGATCTTAAAAAGGTTAAGAATCTCGATGAAAATCAACAGAAACAGAAAGAAGGAGAATTATTGCTGTCAAAGTTTAGTCCTTCAGATTTTGTTGTGCTCCTTGATGAAAAAGGAAAGCAATACACCTCAGTAGAATTTTCAGAATTTCTTCAGAAGAGATTAAACAGTGGGGTGAAGCAACTTATGTTCGTTATTGGCGGGCCCTATGGTTTTTCTCAGGAAGTTTATAACCGGGCAGATGCTAAAATGTCTTTATCAAAAATGACTTTTTCCCATCAAATGGTGAGGCTATTCTTTGTAGAACAACTTTACCGGGGCTTTACTATTTTACGTAATGAACCTTACCACCATAAATAA
- the nadC gene encoding carboxylating nicotinate-nucleotide diphosphorylase: MISQAQFEKEIDLIIKNAVREDVGDGDHSSLACIPSQAKGKAKLLVKDDGIIAGIDFAKRVFKYIDKDLNVETILKDGERMKKRDVAFYVEGSSRSILMAERLVLNGMQRMSAIATKTKEFATRLEGTKTKILDTRKTTPGIRALEKWAVKIGGGENHRFALYDMIMLKDNHIDFAGGITEAIDKTKSYLQQNNLDLKIIVEARDMAEIREILSSSGVYRILIDNFNFEETKKAVELINNKCQTESSGGITLETVRKYADCGVDFVSSGALTHSIYNMDLSLKAV, from the coding sequence ATGATCTCACAGGCACAATTTGAAAAGGAAATTGACTTAATTATTAAGAACGCAGTAAGGGAAGATGTAGGAGATGGCGACCATAGTTCATTAGCCTGTATTCCCTCTCAGGCTAAGGGAAAGGCAAAATTGCTCGTTAAAGATGATGGGATAATTGCAGGAATAGATTTTGCAAAGCGGGTTTTTAAATACATTGACAAAGATCTTAATGTCGAGACAATTTTAAAAGATGGGGAAAGAATGAAGAAAAGAGACGTAGCTTTTTACGTAGAAGGTTCTTCAAGATCTATTTTAATGGCCGAGAGGCTTGTATTGAACGGGATGCAAAGAATGAGTGCTATAGCCACAAAAACAAAGGAATTTGCAACAAGGCTGGAAGGTACCAAAACCAAAATCCTGGATACCCGCAAAACTACTCCCGGCATTCGTGCTTTAGAAAAATGGGCCGTGAAAATAGGAGGTGGGGAAAATCACCGTTTTGCTCTTTATGATATGATAATGCTGAAGGATAATCATATAGACTTTGCAGGGGGTATTACAGAGGCCATAGATAAAACCAAATCGTATCTACAACAGAATAATCTGGATCTTAAAATTATAGTCGAAGCGAGGGACATGGCCGAAATTCGTGAAATTCTTTCCTCAAGTGGGGTGTACAGAATTTTGATTGATAATTTTAACTTTGAGGAAACGAAAAAGGCTGTAGAGCTAATAAACAACAAGTGTCAAACTGAATCCAGCGGAGGAATTACTCTAGAAACAGTAAGAAAGTATGCCGACTGTGGGGTAGATTTTGTTTCAAGTGGTGCCCTTACCCATTCAATTTACAATATGGATCTAAGCCTTAAAGCAGTATGA
- a CDS encoding YihY/virulence factor BrkB family protein, whose translation MGIGKKTTSLLERFSNSWERRTRKIILPGMDGLTAFDLWEIYSGGIIQGTFSTRASAIAYSFFMAIFPFLIFILNLIPYISFIDDFQIEFLVFMNNMLPPTTYDLFEDIFLDIAGTPRGGLLSFAFLLSIFLMTNGVNAIFTGFEFSYHTHKNRSIVRQYLVAVAVSIVMALLLLVTVVVAVYLTYAVDDLSKLGLLFEKSLASQLLQYIILIILTYLAVATLYYFGTKEGRLARFFSVGALFTTLLIMLTTYLFGLYITNFSSYNELYGSIGALLVLMVYIWLNSNILLLGFELNASLTKMKRKY comes from the coding sequence ATGGGGATAGGTAAAAAGACAACATCCCTTCTGGAAAGATTTTCTAACTCCTGGGAACGCAGGACAAGAAAGATCATTTTGCCGGGAATGGATGGTCTTACTGCTTTTGACCTCTGGGAAATATACTCAGGTGGGATTATTCAGGGAACGTTTTCTACCAGGGCAAGTGCGATTGCCTATAGTTTCTTTATGGCTATTTTTCCATTTCTCATTTTTATTCTTAACCTCATTCCCTACATTTCCTTTATAGATGATTTTCAAATAGAGTTCCTGGTATTCATGAACAATATGTTGCCACCCACAACTTATGATTTGTTTGAAGATATCTTTCTCGATATAGCTGGTACGCCACGGGGTGGATTGTTATCATTCGCCTTCCTGCTGTCTATTTTTTTAATGACCAATGGTGTAAATGCAATTTTCACAGGTTTTGAGTTTTCTTACCACACACATAAAAATCGCTCTATTGTAAGACAGTATTTAGTAGCTGTAGCGGTCTCAATTGTAATGGCATTGTTGTTGCTCGTTACTGTGGTAGTGGCCGTTTACCTTACGTATGCAGTAGACGATTTAAGTAAGTTGGGATTATTATTTGAGAAGAGCCTTGCCTCGCAATTATTACAGTATATAATTTTAATAATTTTGACATATCTTGCTGTTGCGACACTTTATTATTTTGGAACTAAGGAAGGCAGGCTGGCAAGGTTTTTTTCAGTTGGAGCTTTGTTTACAACCTTGCTAATAATGTTAACCACTTATCTCTTTGGCTTGTATATTACCAATTTTTCTTCCTATAATGAATTATATGGCTCGATTGGTGCACTGCTTGTACTAATGGTATATATTTGGCTGAATTCAAACATCCTCTTGCTGGGTTTTGAACTCAATGCATCCTTAACCAAGATGAAACGAAAATATTGA
- a CDS encoding chalcone isomerase family protein, which produces MKKAIFLLVAVLTISTASAQTKAAGVTLPNTQSFEGEKLVLNGVGVREKFWMDMYAGALYVQSKSNSGEKIMAANEPMAIKIHIVSKLISSDKMIDAVNEGFQSATNGKTSAINSEIEEFKSFFKEEITKDDVFDIVYLPKQGVTVYKNGTKKGNVQGLEFKKALFGIWLSNNPADKKLKDGMLKG; this is translated from the coding sequence ATGAAAAAAGCAATTTTTTTACTTGTTGCAGTTCTTACTATCTCAACGGCTTCAGCTCAAACGAAAGCGGCGGGAGTAACTTTGCCAAATACCCAAAGTTTTGAGGGTGAAAAACTGGTCTTAAACGGGGTAGGAGTAAGAGAGAAATTTTGGATGGACATGTACGCAGGTGCTTTGTATGTTCAGTCAAAATCCAATAGTGGAGAAAAAATAATGGCTGCCAATGAACCTATGGCTATTAAGATCCATATAGTTTCAAAATTAATATCCAGCGATAAAATGATTGATGCTGTTAATGAAGGTTTTCAAAGTGCAACAAATGGTAAAACTTCCGCAATAAATTCTGAAATTGAAGAGTTCAAAAGTTTTTTTAAAGAAGAGATAACCAAAGATGATGTTTTTGATATTGTATATCTTCCAAAACAAGGTGTAACAGTTTATAAGAATGGCACCAAAAAAGGAAATGTCCAGGGGTTGGAGTTTAAAAAAGCTCTCTTTGGAATTTGGTTATCCAACAATCCGGCAGATAAGAAATTGAAAGATGGGATGTTAAAGGGCTAG
- a CDS encoding DUF2147 domain-containing protein yields MKRTLTILFLFVLGGLQAQTIFGKWKTRNDETGKPNSIIEIYKEGDEINGKVVKILKESDRDRICENCEGELKNKPVEGLELMTGLKQKDDEFSGGIITDPETGKEYRVKVWLDENNPNLLKVRGYIAFFYRTQTWERVQ; encoded by the coding sequence ATGAAGAGGACATTGACAATTTTATTTCTGTTTGTCTTAGGAGGCCTGCAGGCACAAACCATTTTTGGAAAGTGGAAAACCAGAAACGATGAAACAGGAAAACCCAATTCTATAATTGAAATTTATAAGGAGGGAGATGAGATAAATGGAAAAGTGGTTAAAATTTTAAAAGAGAGTGATCGGGACAGGATATGTGAAAACTGTGAGGGAGAATTGAAGAATAAACCCGTGGAAGGTCTTGAGTTAATGACAGGATTGAAACAAAAAGATGATGAATTTTCCGGGGGAATAATTACAGATCCTGAAACAGGAAAAGAGTACAGGGTAAAAGTATGGCTGGATGAGAATAATCCCAATCTTTTAAAGGTTAGAGGCTATATCGCCTTCTTTTATAGAACTCAAACCTGGGAGAGAGTTCAGTAA
- a CDS encoding LytTR family DNA-binding domain-containing protein, translated as MEETLLKCAVVDDSSLQRLSIVKLIKDHPNLKLVAEYNNAIETKNGLLDTAVDLIFLDIEMPILTGFELLDDLPNKPQIIFVTGKTKYAFKAFDYDAVDYIHKPVNKERFNNAVAKAINLYNLKTHGTPLEDENFIFVKSNLKNRKVFLNKLKYIEALGDYVKFVTEKDTFVVLATMKSFEEQLPQEQFLRIHKSYIVNLEKVERYNSKNIEIDKQQIPLSRHKKSNLIEALSAMQ; from the coding sequence GTGGAAGAAACATTACTTAAATGTGCTGTGGTTGATGATTCCAGTTTACAACGTTTATCGATTGTAAAATTAATAAAAGACCACCCTAATTTAAAATTAGTTGCCGAATATAATAATGCCATTGAAACCAAAAATGGATTATTAGATACGGCGGTAGATCTTATATTTCTGGATATTGAAATGCCTATTCTTACAGGCTTTGAGCTGTTGGACGATCTTCCAAACAAACCCCAGATCATCTTTGTCACCGGAAAAACGAAATATGCCTTTAAAGCGTTTGACTATGATGCAGTGGACTACATCCATAAACCTGTAAACAAAGAACGATTTAATAACGCTGTTGCAAAAGCGATAAATCTTTACAATCTTAAAACTCACGGCACTCCACTGGAGGACGAAAACTTTATTTTTGTGAAGAGCAATCTTAAAAACAGAAAGGTTTTTCTCAATAAGCTCAAGTATATAGAAGCGCTGGGAGATTACGTTAAATTCGTTACAGAAAAGGATACTTTTGTTGTACTTGCCACAATGAAATCTTTTGAAGAGCAGTTACCGCAGGAGCAATTCCTGCGTATTCATAAATCTTATATCGTTAATCTGGAAAAAGTTGAGCGGTACAACAGTAAGAATATTGAAATAGACAAACAACAAATTCCTTTGAGCAGGCACAAGAAATCCAACCTTATAGAAGCCTTAAGTGCAATGCAATAG
- the rpsF gene encoding 30S ribosomal protein S6, producing the protein MNHYETVFILNPVLSDDQIKETVQKYEDFLVSNGAEMISKENWGLKKLAYPIQHKKSGFYHLFEYTAPGEAINPLEVEFRRDERMMRYLTVKLDKHAIAWAEKRRKRNKEKA; encoded by the coding sequence ATGAATCATTATGAAACTGTTTTCATCTTGAATCCCGTTTTATCTGATGACCAGATAAAGGAAACAGTTCAGAAATACGAAGATTTTCTTGTTTCTAACGGTGCCGAGATGATATCCAAAGAGAACTGGGGGCTTAAAAAGTTAGCTTACCCAATTCAACACAAAAAGAGTGGTTTTTATCACTTATTTGAGTACACAGCGCCGGGAGAGGCTATAAACCCTCTTGAGGTGGAGTTTAGAAGAGACGAGCGTATGATGCGTTATCTTACTGTAAAGTTAGATAAACACGCTATCGCCTGGGCAGAAAAGAGAAGAAAAAGAAACAAAGAAAAAGCGTAG
- the rpsR gene encoding 30S ribosomal protein S18 codes for MSSIEQQAKGKKDGEIRYLTPLNIETSKTKKYCRFKRSGIKYIDYKDPDFLLKFVNEQGKLLPRRLTGTSLKYQRKVAVAVKRARHLALMPYVADLLK; via the coding sequence ATGTCATCTATTGAACAACAAGCAAAAGGAAAAAAAGACGGAGAGATCAGGTATCTTACTCCTCTTAATATAGAGACCAGCAAAACTAAAAAGTATTGCAGGTTCAAAAGATCAGGTATAAAATATATCGATTACAAAGACCCGGATTTTTTATTGAAGTTTGTTAACGAGCAGGGGAAATTATTACCCCGTCGTTTAACTGGTACATCTTTAAAATATCAACGTAAAGTGGCTGTGGCGGTTAAGCGTGCACGTCATTTGGCTTTGATGCCGTATGTGGCCGATTTATTAAAATAA
- the rplI gene encoding 50S ribosomal protein L9 encodes MELILKKDVENLGFKDDVVNVKNGYGRNFLIPQGFAALATPSAKKVLAETVKQRSYKEQKNIEEAKKQAAKLNNLDLKLTAKAGGGDKMFGSITDADLSEALAKEGIELEKKYITIAGGNIKRLGQYEATLRFHREVISTFTFDVVAEA; translated from the coding sequence ATGGAATTAATACTTAAGAAAGACGTAGAAAATCTGGGATTTAAAGATGATGTTGTAAACGTAAAGAATGGTTACGGCAGAAACTTCCTTATTCCCCAGGGATTTGCAGCATTGGCTACTCCATCTGCTAAGAAAGTTTTAGCTGAGACTGTAAAGCAACGTTCTTACAAAGAGCAAAAGAATATAGAGGAAGCTAAGAAACAAGCTGCAAAATTGAACAACCTTGATCTTAAACTTACTGCTAAAGCAGGTGGAGGAGATAAAATGTTTGGATCAATTACAGATGCAGACCTTTCTGAAGCCCTGGCTAAAGAAGGAATTGAGCTTGAGAAAAAATATATCACTATTGCAGGTGGTAACATTAAACGTTTAGGACAATACGAAGCTACATTGCGTTTTCATCGTGAAGTGATTTCTACCTTTACATTTGATGTTGTTGCTGAAGCATAA
- a CDS encoding DUF6495 family protein: MKYTRLTKEQFEELHQEFINFLATQSITSSEWEELKKDKPQVAEEELDVFSDLIWEGVLDKVNYLEHFSPQQMFLFNITQVEIRLIAVKIDNEEIDITSRAGYQWLQKNLMDDSVNLYTSSKVLQEDRNKDIFALIQQGAVITKGDLFRYFDEVVNE; this comes from the coding sequence ATGAAATATACCCGTTTAACAAAGGAACAATTTGAAGAACTACATCAGGAGTTTATAAATTTCCTGGCAACGCAATCCATTACCTCGAGCGAGTGGGAAGAACTAAAAAAAGATAAACCCCAGGTAGCAGAGGAGGAGCTGGATGTTTTTAGTGATCTCATTTGGGAAGGTGTTTTAGATAAAGTAAATTATCTTGAACATTTTTCTCCTCAACAAATGTTCTTATTTAATATAACCCAGGTAGAAATAAGATTAATTGCCGTGAAGATAGATAACGAAGAAATCGATATAACATCCAGAGCGGGATATCAATGGCTTCAAAAGAATCTTATGGACGACAGTGTAAACCTCTATACCTCGAGCAAGGTTTTACAGGAAGACAGGAACAAAGACATTTTTGCACTAATTCAACAGGGAGCAGTAATTACAAAAGGTGACCTGTTCAGGTATTTTGATGAGGTTGTGAATGAATAA
- a CDS encoding CCC motif membrane protein, which translates to MNTETQQLPNSTLILVFGILSIVGCCCWGVVGLIFGIVALVMSKKAIETYNANPGIYSGYDNVKTGRILAIIGIILSVLVLLANLVMIVLYGFDGIEEMQREMIEQYGG; encoded by the coding sequence ATGAACACAGAAACACAACAACTCCCTAACTCCACCCTCATTTTAGTATTTGGTATCCTTTCTATTGTTGGATGCTGCTGCTGGGGAGTAGTAGGTTTAATTTTTGGAATCGTCGCTTTGGTAATGTCCAAAAAAGCCATTGAAACATATAATGCCAATCCCGGAATTTACAGCGGCTACGACAATGTAAAAACCGGAAGAATTTTGGCTATTATAGGAATTATTTTAAGTGTATTAGTCTTACTCGCCAATCTTGTAATGATAGTGCTTTATGGCTTTGATGGAATTGAGGAAATGCAAAGAGAAATGATTGAACAGTATGGAGGCTAA
- a CDS encoding DUF2752 domain-containing protein — MEEFLLPCLNKEIFGLDCYGCGGQRSFLLLLKGEFSAAFHMFPAIYTLLILLFFVLINLFYKFKYDYTIKIGLVLVNAAILVINYIVKMYFLIT, encoded by the coding sequence ATGGAGGAATTTTTACTTCCCTGTTTAAATAAAGAAATTTTTGGCCTGGACTGTTACGGCTGTGGGGGGCAACGCTCTTTTTTGTTGCTGCTTAAGGGAGAATTCTCTGCTGCTTTTCATATGTTTCCTGCAATTTACACCCTGCTCATCCTTCTCTTTTTCGTTTTAATAAATCTATTTTATAAATTTAAATATGATTACACTATAAAAATTGGTCTCGTTTTAGTTAACGCGGCTATTTTGGTGATCAATTATATAGTTAAAATGTACTTTTTAATAACCTAA
- a CDS encoding T9SS type A sorting domain-containing protein has product MLSWRLEHEEFLINVQPFQRNEKVPIFFSIAETTPVEILLAEKGNFEETIFLYDAEENLYYNISEPISLVLNKGDYAQRFYLTFETPLDPPQISPPSEIAIFQNNIEQRTEIRIQSNFNTEAIALFDISGRKLVEVKADPGKLEYLISTGNYSNGYYVIKIKSQDGAVISKKVIISN; this is encoded by the coding sequence ATGCTTAGCTGGAGACTTGAACATGAGGAGTTTCTTATAAATGTTCAACCCTTCCAAAGGAACGAAAAGGTGCCAATTTTCTTTTCTATTGCTGAAACTACACCTGTAGAAATTTTATTAGCTGAAAAAGGGAATTTCGAAGAAACTATCTTCTTATATGATGCTGAAGAAAATCTATACTACAATATTTCTGAACCTATTTCCTTAGTTTTGAATAAAGGTGATTACGCCCAAAGGTTCTACCTTACTTTTGAAACTCCTTTAGATCCTCCTCAAATTTCTCCTCCTTCAGAAATAGCCATATTTCAGAATAACATAGAACAACGAACTGAAATTCGCATCCAATCAAATTTTAATACAGAAGCAATTGCTCTTTTCGATATTTCGGGCAGAAAATTAGTTGAAGTCAAAGCAGATCCCGGGAAGCTGGAATACTTAATATCTACAGGGAATTATAGCAATGGATACTACGTTATAAAAATAAAATCGCAAGATGGTGCTGTAATCTCTAAAAAAGTAATAATTTCAAATTGA
- a CDS encoding M23 family metallopeptidase, with amino-acid sequence MKKFFFLITLLFPFTIIAQTQIPKDYFAHPLDVGLILSGTFGELRSNHFHSGLDIKTQQREGINVVAAAEGYVSRINVQHYGYGKALYIQHPNGYTTVYGHLKEFSPEIEAYIKKQQYARESYEIEIYPEEGVLPVNKGELVALSGNTGVVAVGLIFILRLGMQRNAQ; translated from the coding sequence ATGAAGAAGTTTTTTTTCCTGATTACCTTATTATTTCCTTTCACCATTATCGCCCAAACCCAGATACCAAAAGATTACTTTGCTCATCCTCTGGATGTGGGCCTCATTCTTTCGGGAACTTTTGGAGAGCTAAGATCTAATCACTTTCACAGTGGGCTCGACATAAAAACCCAGCAACGGGAAGGGATAAATGTGGTTGCAGCTGCTGAAGGTTATGTGAGCAGGATCAACGTCCAGCATTATGGTTATGGAAAGGCTCTTTATATTCAACATCCTAATGGCTACACCACAGTTTACGGTCACTTAAAAGAATTTTCTCCGGAAATTGAAGCTTACATCAAGAAGCAGCAATACGCCAGGGAAAGTTATGAAATTGAGATCTATCCCGAAGAAGGTGTACTTCCTGTGAATAAAGGGGAACTCGTGGCTTTGAGTGGAAATACCGGAGTGGTAGCGGTGGGCCTCATCTTCATTTTGAGATTAGGGATGCAGAGGAACGCCCAATGA